One region of Cottoperca gobio chromosome 19, fCotGob3.1, whole genome shotgun sequence genomic DNA includes:
- the cox6b1 gene encoding cytochrome c oxidase subunit 6B1 — protein sequence MAEDIKTKLEKYHTAPFDARFPNQNQTNNCWSNYLNFHRCQKALDAKGVDSAPCDWYKRVFQSICPLSWIQKWDDQRSEGIFPGKI from the exons ATGGCTGAGGACATTAAGACCAAGCTGGAGAAATATCACACTGCTCCCTTTGATGCCAGATTCCCCAACCAGAACCAGACCAACAACTGCTGGTCCAACTACCTGA ACTTCCACCGCTGCCAGAAAGCTCTGGATGCTAAAGGAGTAGACTCGGCCCCGTGTGACTGGTACAAGAGGGTCTTCCAATCAATCTGCCCCTTATCCTGG ATCCAGAAATGGGACGACCAGAGAAGCGAGGGGATCTTTCCAGGGAAAATCTAA